From a single Diachasmimorpha longicaudata isolate KC_UGA_2023 chromosome 13, iyDiaLong2, whole genome shotgun sequence genomic region:
- the Sytbeta gene encoding synaptotagmin-1 isoform X2, whose protein sequence is MVTGVAIIRDRWVQRGSRSPLLSATTDSADSTTSTTSSEEFNVAKEHHAIQPSSTSSGSEGGLPHQSRSYPCTIGPPGQGPGSKVLARNPSISSQGSLEGASVSSSQRGSSPQIRAFGPDGRHHHHDPLHTASSYPPNRSSRSPSPARAASLDARCSSPATSTGSVQSATPSPSQSSLSSVVTVGNFSCVTSTIGAAKSGNRCLSPLLIPPPRACLSDGGPAPPASPLGSLQPDLYQRRDGPLFLSAQRTDQTTGKSLGRLHLRLKYDFDRSDLHVHLIEAHDLAGTDQGGFNDPFVKLTLSPEVDNKKRQTPIHRNEPNPLFDQHFKFPVSHDDLQDKKLVLQVFDYDRYSRNDVVGSVRIAMEELELDSSSSSIEIWGEIAGEKKPPEEIQEVLLSLSYLPSAERLTVLILKARNLFSPQNKDTLDPFVKISLLSGDRRVKKKKTEVKKATKFPVWNEAMAFNIPASALTSSAIEVCVLDANSELIGGNAIVGSCIIGPSIEGNSSGGNAEMNPSREHWTKITQSPRKGIAMWHTLH, encoded by the exons GAGTTCAATGTTGCCAAGGAGCACCACGCCATCCAGCCGTCATCAACATCTTCAGGCTCTGAag GAGGACTGCCTCACCAGAGCAGGAGCTACCCCTGCACGATAGGGCCACCAGGGCAGGGGCCTGGAAGTAAAGTCCTGGCTCGAAACCCATCAATAAGTTCTCAGGGTTCCCTGGAAGGTGCATCAGTCTCGTCAAGCCAACGTGGCTCCTCCCCGCAAATTCGAGCATTCGGTCCGGATGGCCGACACCACCATCACGATCCTCTGCACACAGCCTCTTCCTACCCACCCAACCGGAGTTCAAG GTCACCGTCGCCAGCACGAGCTGCCTCACTAGACGCTAGATGCAGTAGTCCAGCTACCTCCACTGGTAGTGTACAGAGTGCTACACCATCCCCATCGCAAAGTTCATTATCGTCTGTGGTAACAGTTGGCAATTTCTCCTGTGTAACGTCTACCATTGGGGCTGCCAAGTCGGGTAACCGGTGTCTCTCACCACTTCTCATTCCACCACCTAGAGCATGTCTCAG TGATGGAGGACCAGCACCTCCAGCGTCGCCCCTGGGATCACTGCAGCCGGATCTTTATCAGCGTCGGGATGGGCCATTATTCCTCAGTGCACAGAGAACTGATCAAAC AACTGGAAAGAGCCTCGGACGACTCCATTTGCGTCTGAAGTACGACTTCGACAGGTCAGATCTTCACGTACATCTGATTGAGGCACACGACCTCGCGGGCACTGATCAGGGTGGCTTCAATGATCCCTTTGTCAAGCTGACACTCAGTCCCGAAGTCGACAACAAGAAACGACAGACACCTATTCATAGGAACGAACCCAATCCATTGTTCGATCAGCACTTCAAGTTTCCTGTCAGCCATGACGATCTTCAGGATAAGAAGCTGGTGCTCCAG GTATTCGATTACGATCGGTACTCGAGAAATGATGTAGTGGGGTCGGTGAGGATAGCTATGGAGGAGCTCGAGCTTGATTCGTCGAGCTCGTCGATAGAAATTTGGGGGGAGATTGCTGGTGAGAAGAAACCACCTGAGGAGATCCAGGAAGTCTTGCTCTCCCTTTCGTATTTACCCAGCGCTGAAAGGCTGACGGTGTTGATTCTCAAGGCGAGAAATCTGTTCTCACCTCAG AACAAAGacactctggacccattcGTAAAAATCAGCCTCCTCTCCGGCGACAGacgagtgaagaaaaaaaagactgaGGTGAAGAAAGCTACGAAATTTCCAGTCTGGAATGAAGCCATGGCTTTCAATATTCCTGCGAGTGCATTAACTTCTTCGGCTATTGAG GTGTGCGTGCTGGACGCGAACAGTGAGCTGATCGGTGGCAATGCAATCGTGGGATCCTGCATCATTGGCCCATCGATAGAGGGAAATTCCTCCGGTGGAAATGCCGAGATGAATCCGAGTCGCGAACACTGGACTAAAATCACACAATCTCCACGTAAAGGTATCGCCATGTGGCACACACTGCACTGA